In Bordetella holmesii ATCC 51541, the following proteins share a genomic window:
- the btuF gene encoding vitamin B12 transport domain protein has translation MIAGVDSARQAQALQQDWRATGLPSARAGHIYALDADTLYRPGPRLIESTATLCEQIDRARR, from the coding sequence GTGATCGCCGGCGTGGACTCCGCCCGGCAAGCTCAGGCCCTGCAACAGGACTGGCGGGCCACGGGGCTGCCCTCCGCGCGCGCCGGACATATCTACGCGCTGGATGCCGATACCCTGTACCGTCCGGGTCCGCGCCTGATCGAAAGCACAGCGACACTTTGCGAACAGATCGACCGGGCCAGGCGTTGA
- the thiG gene encoding thiazole synthase: MGTGKYKDFEQTRAALDASGAQIVTVAIRRTNIGQNPGEPSLLDYVPPSRFTLLPNTAGCYTAEDAVRTLRLARELLDGHDLVKLEVLGDPTNLFPNMPETLKAAKTLIDDGFKVMVYCTDDPIQCRMLEDLGVCAIMPLASLIGSGMGIINPWNLRLIIDQTQLPVIVDAGVGTASDATIAMEMGCDAVLMNTAIAGAQDPVLMASAMNKGVQAGREAFLAGRVPRKLYSGAPSSPTEGMIAAAK, translated from the coding sequence GTGGGCACCGGCAAGTACAAAGACTTCGAACAGACCCGCGCCGCGCTGGATGCCAGCGGCGCGCAGATCGTCACCGTGGCCATCCGCCGCACCAATATCGGCCAGAACCCCGGCGAGCCCAGCCTGCTGGACTATGTCCCGCCGTCACGCTTTACGCTTCTGCCCAACACCGCCGGCTGCTACACCGCCGAAGACGCCGTACGCACCCTGCGCCTGGCGCGCGAACTCCTCGACGGCCACGACCTGGTAAAGCTCGAGGTTCTGGGCGACCCGACCAATCTCTTTCCCAACATGCCCGAGACGCTCAAGGCCGCCAAGACCCTGATCGACGATGGCTTCAAGGTCATGGTGTACTGCACCGACGATCCCATCCAGTGCCGCATGCTCGAGGATCTGGGCGTATGCGCCATCATGCCGCTGGCCTCGCTGATCGGTTCGGGCATGGGCATCATCAACCCCTGGAACCTGCGCCTGATCATCGACCAGACCCAACTGCCGGTCATCGTCGATGCCGGTGTGGGCACCGCCTCGGATGCCACCATCGCCATGGAAATGGGCTGCGATGCGGTCCTGATGAACACCGCCATTGCCGGCGCCCAAGACCCGGTGCTGATGGCCAGCGCCATGAACAAGGGCGTTCAGGCCGGCCGAGAGGCATTCCTGGCCGGTCGCGTACCGCGCAAGCTCTACAGCGGTGCCCCCTCCTCCCCGACCGAAGGCATGATCGCCGCCGCCAAATGA
- a CDS encoding periplasmic binding family protein → MFSAILLAALALAGSPAGAQPISLTDDAGRHVRLPAPARRAVTLTPHATELAYAAGAGSYLVGSTRGSNYPPAARALPSVGDAFQPDLERLLGLRPDLLIAWQPSAAGSLAGLPAKWGIPVYYSDPRKLDDIPSAIEHFGTLFGTESIARAEAGRLRDRLQQLRQRYAHKTPVRVFVQAGVRPLYTINDNSIIGDALRLCGAVNVFGASQLLAPQVSIEGVLAAAPRP, encoded by the coding sequence TTGTTCAGTGCCATCCTTCTCGCCGCCCTGGCGCTGGCCGGTTCTCCGGCCGGCGCGCAGCCAATCAGTCTGACCGATGACGCCGGACGCCACGTCCGGCTGCCGGCCCCGGCTCGGCGGGCGGTCACGCTTACCCCTCATGCCACCGAATTGGCCTACGCCGCTGGCGCGGGCAGCTATCTGGTCGGCTCGACCCGGGGCAGTAACTACCCTCCCGCCGCACGCGCGCTGCCCAGTGTCGGCGATGCCTTCCAGCCTGATCTCGAACGGCTGCTGGGCCTGCGTCCGGACCTGTTGATCGCCTGGCAACCCTCGGCGGCCGGCTCCCTGGCCGGGCTGCCCGCCAAATGGGGCATACCGGTCTACTACAGCGATCCGCGCAAACTCGACGATATCCCGAGCGCCATCGAACACTTCGGCACGCTGTTCGGCACCGAGTCCATCGCCCGGGCCGAAGCCGGCCGGCTTCGCGACCGCCTGCAACAGTTGCGCCAGCGCTACGCGCACAAAACACCCGTGCGGGTATTCGTCCAGGCTGGCGTGCGGCCGCTCTACACCATCAACGACAACAGCATCATTGGCGATGCCCTGCGGTTGTGCGGGGCCGTCAATGTCTTTGGTGCCTCGCAATTGCTCGCGCCACAGGTCAGTATCGAAGGGGTGCTGGCCGCCGCCCCGAGGCCGTGA
- the mutY gene encoding A/G-specific adenine glycosylase, producing the protein MEFAALIADWQARHGRHRLPWQNTRDPYRIWLSEIMLQQTQVATVIPYFERFLGRFPDVAALAAASQEDVMPYWAGLGYYARARNLHRCAQDIVARWAGRFPPDAQTIATLPGIGRSTAAAIAAFAYGERSPIMDGNVKRVFTRHFGIEGDPSKRELEQRLWRLAEDLVSAVPGLDMTAYTQGLMDLGATLCTRGKPACDRCPVAASCIARRDGRQQELPTPKTRRAVPERQTAMLVLEHDGAIFLQQRPSPGIWGGLWSLPEFDAGGDARLACRALGLEPQTHYELAAFAHTFSHYRLHVRPWYVTAAPAGLRAGTLPERWVPSNELNAIALPAPIKKLLLGLAEAGLPGTLPLQPSILDR; encoded by the coding sequence ATGGAATTCGCCGCTCTCATCGCCGACTGGCAGGCCCGCCACGGCCGCCACCGCCTGCCTTGGCAGAACACCCGGGATCCCTACCGCATCTGGCTGTCAGAGATCATGCTGCAGCAAACCCAGGTCGCCACGGTCATCCCTTATTTCGAACGCTTTCTCGGCCGATTCCCCGACGTCGCGGCGCTGGCCGCCGCCAGCCAGGAAGACGTGATGCCGTATTGGGCTGGCCTGGGGTATTACGCCCGAGCACGAAATCTGCATCGTTGTGCGCAGGACATCGTGGCGCGCTGGGCGGGCCGCTTCCCGCCAGATGCGCAGACCATCGCCACGCTGCCCGGCATCGGGCGGTCCACTGCGGCGGCCATTGCCGCCTTTGCTTATGGCGAGCGCTCGCCCATCATGGACGGCAACGTCAAGCGCGTCTTCACGCGCCATTTCGGTATCGAGGGCGATCCGTCCAAACGCGAGCTTGAGCAGAGGCTATGGCGCCTGGCTGAAGACCTCGTCAGCGCTGTGCCCGGCCTGGACATGACGGCCTACACACAAGGATTGATGGACCTGGGCGCGACACTGTGCACACGCGGCAAGCCTGCCTGCGACCGCTGCCCGGTTGCTGCATCCTGTATCGCGCGCCGCGACGGGCGCCAGCAGGAGCTCCCCACCCCCAAGACACGCCGAGCCGTGCCCGAGCGGCAAACCGCCATGCTGGTGCTAGAGCATGACGGCGCAATATTTCTGCAGCAGCGGCCGTCGCCAGGAATATGGGGAGGGCTGTGGAGCCTGCCGGAGTTCGACGCCGGCGGCGACGCCAGGCTGGCCTGCCGCGCGCTCGGCCTGGAGCCGCAAACCCATTACGAACTGGCCGCCTTCGCGCATACGTTCTCGCATTACCGGCTGCACGTTCGTCCCTGGTACGTGACGGCCGCCCCGGCTGGCCTGCGTGCCGGGACGCTGCCCGAACGCTGGGTGCCGTCAAACGAGCTCAACGCCATCGCGCTGCCGGCTCCCATCAAAAAGCTGTTGCTCGGGCTGGCCGAAGCCGGGCTGCCCGGCACGCTGCCGCTGCAACCCTCGATCCTGGATCGCTAG
- the metH gene encoding methionine synthase, whose product MPYPLDAYTRGAEFVRLLSERILILDGAMGTMIQRYKLSEADFRGERFAEHHKDLKGDNELLSLLRPDVISEIHRQYLEAGADVIETNTFGATAIAQGDYDLPELAYELNLVSAQLARQACDAYSTAERPRFVAGALGPQPKTASISPDVNDPGARNVTFDELRLAYVEQLNGLLDGDIDIVLIETIFDTLNAKAAIFAVEQVFAERGVRLPVMISGTVTDASGRILSGQTVEAFWNSVRHVRPVTVGLNCALGAALMRPYVAELSKICDTYVCVYPNAGLPNPMAETGFDETPADTSALLEEFAASGLVNMAGGCCGTTPEHIRAIADKIERLTPRVVPQVAVKTRFSGLEPLNIDEETLFVNVGERTNVTGSKMFARLIREEKYDEALAVARQQVENGAQIIDINMDEAMLDSVACMHRFLNMIASEPDIARVPIMIGSSKWEVIETGLKCVQSKPVVNSISMKEGEAPFREHARLCRLYGAAVVVMAFDEQGQADSLQRRKEICGRAYRILVEEEGFPPEDIIFDPNVFAVATGIDEHNHYAVDFIEGTRWIRQNLPHARISGGISNVSFSFRGNEPMREAIHTVFLYYAIREGLTMGIVNAGQLGVYADLDPVLRDLVEDVILDRAEPVGKKDADDERTPTERLVQFAETVRGSGAKKEEDLAWRARPVEDRLSHALVHGITAFIVEDTEEVRQKIADRGGRPIEVIEGPLMDGMNVVGDLFGAGKMFLPQVVKSARVMKQAVAHLIPFIEEEKRQIAAAGGDVRAKGKIVIATVKGDVHDIGKNIVSVVLQCNNFEVVNMGVMVPCAQILAKEENADIIGLSGLITPSLEEMAYVASEMQRDAYFRERKTPLMIGGATTSRVHTAVKIAPHYEGPVIYVPDASRSVGVATNLMSDQAQTYLDELAQEYEDVRRRHTNRKATSLMPLAEARAARPQIDWAHYTPPRPKFIGRRTFKSYDLAEIARYIDWGPFFMTWSLFGAFPAILDDKVVGEQARKVFAEGQAMLKRIVEGRWLTANGVVGFYPANRINDEDIEVYRDESRSEVLFTYRNLRQQGVKREGVSNKCLADYIAPKDSGKLDYIGVFAVTAGLGIEKKEAEFEAALDDYSSIMLKSLADRLAEAFAECLHARVRRDLWGYAADEQLDNAALIAEEYVGIRPAPGYPACPEHVVKTDMFRVLQAEEIGMELTDSYAMFPASSVSGLYFSHPDSQYFNVGTIGEDQLADYVARSGRSEEDVRRTLAPNLGN is encoded by the coding sequence ATGCCTTATCCGCTGGACGCTTATACACGCGGCGCTGAGTTCGTTCGTCTTCTGAGCGAGCGCATCCTCATCCTGGACGGCGCCATGGGAACGATGATCCAGCGCTACAAGTTGAGCGAGGCGGACTTCCGTGGCGAACGCTTCGCGGAGCACCACAAGGATCTCAAGGGCGACAACGAGCTGCTGTCCTTGTTGCGCCCGGATGTGATCTCCGAGATCCACCGCCAGTATCTCGAGGCCGGCGCAGACGTCATCGAAACCAACACCTTTGGGGCGACCGCCATCGCGCAGGGCGACTATGACCTGCCCGAACTGGCCTATGAGCTGAATCTGGTGTCGGCGCAACTGGCGCGGCAAGCCTGTGATGCGTACAGCACTGCCGAGCGGCCGCGTTTCGTGGCCGGGGCCCTGGGCCCTCAACCCAAGACAGCGTCGATCTCGCCGGATGTGAATGACCCGGGCGCGCGCAACGTGACCTTCGACGAGTTGCGTCTGGCGTACGTCGAGCAGCTCAACGGACTGCTCGACGGCGACATCGATATCGTCCTGATCGAAACCATTTTCGACACCCTCAATGCCAAGGCGGCCATTTTTGCGGTCGAGCAGGTGTTCGCCGAGCGCGGTGTGCGTTTGCCGGTGATGATTTCCGGCACGGTGACCGATGCGTCCGGCCGCATCCTCTCCGGCCAGACGGTGGAGGCCTTCTGGAACTCGGTGCGCCATGTGCGTCCGGTGACCGTGGGCCTGAATTGCGCCTTGGGCGCGGCGCTGATGCGGCCTTACGTAGCCGAGCTGTCCAAGATCTGCGATACGTACGTCTGCGTCTATCCCAACGCGGGTCTGCCCAATCCCATGGCCGAAACCGGGTTTGACGAGACGCCGGCCGATACCTCGGCGCTGCTGGAAGAGTTTGCCGCATCCGGTCTGGTCAATATGGCGGGCGGCTGCTGCGGCACCACACCCGAGCACATCCGGGCCATCGCCGACAAGATCGAGCGCCTGACCCCGCGCGTCGTGCCGCAGGTGGCGGTCAAGACCCGATTCTCTGGCCTCGAGCCCCTCAACATCGACGAAGAAACGCTCTTCGTCAACGTGGGCGAGCGCACCAACGTCACCGGTTCGAAGATGTTCGCGCGCCTGATCCGCGAAGAGAAGTACGACGAGGCGCTGGCCGTGGCGCGTCAACAGGTCGAAAACGGGGCGCAGATCATCGATATCAACATGGATGAAGCCATGCTGGATTCGGTGGCCTGCATGCACCGGTTCCTGAACATGATCGCCTCCGAGCCCGACATCGCGCGGGTGCCCATCATGATCGGCAGCTCCAAGTGGGAGGTCATCGAGACGGGCCTGAAGTGCGTGCAGAGCAAGCCGGTGGTCAACTCGATTTCCATGAAGGAAGGCGAAGCGCCCTTTCGTGAACACGCGCGCCTGTGCCGTCTGTATGGCGCGGCCGTAGTGGTGATGGCGTTTGACGAGCAGGGTCAGGCCGACTCGCTGCAGCGGCGCAAGGAAATATGCGGCCGCGCCTATCGCATCCTGGTCGAGGAAGAGGGTTTCCCGCCCGAAGACATTATTTTCGATCCCAATGTGTTCGCCGTGGCCACTGGCATCGACGAGCATAATCATTATGCGGTCGATTTCATCGAAGGCACGCGTTGGATACGCCAGAACCTGCCGCACGCGCGCATCTCCGGTGGCATATCCAACGTGAGTTTTTCCTTCCGCGGCAACGAACCGATGCGCGAGGCCATTCATACGGTCTTCCTGTACTACGCGATCCGCGAAGGCCTGACCATGGGCATCGTCAACGCGGGGCAGTTGGGCGTGTATGCCGATCTGGACCCGGTGCTGCGTGATCTGGTCGAAGATGTCATTCTGGATCGGGCCGAGCCGGTGGGCAAAAAAGACGCCGATGACGAACGGACGCCCACCGAGCGGCTGGTGCAGTTTGCCGAGACGGTGCGTGGCTCTGGCGCCAAGAAGGAAGAGGACCTCGCCTGGCGTGCGCGGCCGGTCGAAGATCGCCTGTCGCATGCGCTCGTGCATGGCATTACCGCCTTCATCGTCGAAGACACCGAAGAAGTCCGCCAGAAGATTGCCGACCGCGGCGGCCGACCCATCGAGGTCATCGAAGGGCCGCTCATGGACGGCATGAACGTCGTGGGCGATCTGTTTGGCGCCGGCAAGATGTTCCTGCCGCAGGTGGTCAAGTCCGCCCGCGTGATGAAGCAGGCCGTCGCGCACCTCATCCCGTTCATCGAGGAAGAGAAGCGCCAGATCGCCGCGGCCGGCGGCGACGTTCGCGCCAAGGGAAAGATCGTCATCGCCACGGTCAAGGGCGATGTGCACGACATTGGCAAGAACATCGTGTCGGTGGTTCTGCAGTGCAACAACTTCGAAGTCGTCAACATGGGCGTGATGGTTCCGTGCGCCCAGATTCTGGCCAAGGAAGAAAACGCCGACATCATCGGGCTGTCCGGCCTGATCACGCCCAGCCTCGAAGAGATGGCCTATGTCGCCTCCGAAATGCAGCGCGATGCGTACTTCCGTGAACGCAAGACGCCGCTGATGATAGGTGGCGCGACGACCAGCCGCGTGCATACCGCGGTGAAGATTGCGCCCCATTACGAAGGCCCGGTGATCTACGTGCCCGACGCCAGCCGATCGGTGGGCGTGGCCACCAATCTCATGTCTGATCAGGCGCAGACCTATCTGGATGAGCTGGCGCAGGAGTACGAAGACGTGCGCCGCCGCCACACCAATCGCAAGGCTACGTCGCTCATGCCGCTGGCCGAAGCGCGCGCGGCACGGCCGCAAATCGATTGGGCCCATTACACGCCGCCGCGCCCCAAGTTCATCGGGCGGCGCACGTTTAAAAGCTACGACCTGGCCGAGATCGCCCGCTATATCGATTGGGGCCCGTTCTTCATGACCTGGAGCCTGTTTGGCGCTTTCCCCGCCATCCTGGACGACAAGGTCGTGGGCGAGCAGGCGCGCAAGGTCTTTGCCGAGGGGCAGGCCATGCTCAAGCGCATCGTCGAAGGCCGCTGGCTGACCGCCAATGGCGTGGTGGGCTTTTATCCGGCCAATCGCATCAACGACGAGGATATCGAGGTCTATCGTGACGAGTCGCGCAGCGAGGTCCTGTTCACCTACCGGAATCTGCGGCAACAGGGTGTCAAGCGTGAAGGCGTGAGCAATAAGTGCCTGGCCGACTACATCGCGCCGAAAGACAGCGGCAAGCTGGATTACATCGGCGTGTTTGCCGTCACCGCGGGCTTGGGCATCGAGAAAAAAGAGGCCGAGTTCGAGGCCGCGCTGGACGATTACTCCAGCATCATGCTCAAGTCGCTGGCCGACCGCCTGGCCGAGGCGTTTGCCGAATGCCTGCATGCGCGCGTGCGGCGCGATCTTTGGGGTTACGCCGCTGACGAGCAGCTCGATAACGCTGCGCTCATCGCTGAAGAATACGTGGGCATACGCCCGGCGCCGGGGTATCCGGCCTGCCCGGAGCACGTGGTCAAGACGGATATGTTCCGCGTGCTGCAGGCCGAGGAAATAGGCATGGAACTGACTGACAGCTATGCCATGTTCCCGGCCTCAAGTGTGTCGGGCTTGTATTTCAGCCATCCGGACTCGCAGTACTTCAACGTGGGCACCATCGGCGAAGACCAGTTGGCCGATTATGTGGCCCGCAGTGGCCGCAGCGAGGAAGACGTGCGCCGCACGCTGGCGCCCAACCTGGGCAATTGA
- a CDS encoding helix-turn-helix domain protein: protein MAGLPAGSRRRTPGLRREEVAQLSDISVTWYTWIEQGREVSVSPAVWSRIANVLQLARAERAYLFELAECADPQHPRDEPAGAAGLLLQGCVDAVMAPAYVLDRAWRVLASNVAMRELFDHWPARDPEPNLLHYIFLDPAARSLVVDWEQRARRVVAEFRADAGAHLDEPDVRGLIDELERSSAVFAHWWTRHAVVDREGGLRDFNHPARGLLRYQQVTFRLATHPELKLVMLLRDTENDPATPA from the coding sequence ATGGCCGGCCTGCCGGCCGGATCGCGCCGCCGCACGCCAGGCTTGCGCCGCGAAGAGGTGGCGCAGCTTTCCGACATCAGCGTGACCTGGTATACGTGGATCGAGCAGGGCCGGGAAGTGTCGGTGTCACCGGCCGTGTGGTCGCGCATCGCCAACGTGCTGCAGCTGGCGCGCGCCGAGCGGGCTTATCTGTTCGAGTTGGCCGAGTGCGCCGATCCCCAGCATCCCCGCGATGAGCCTGCCGGGGCGGCGGGTCTGCTGTTGCAAGGCTGTGTGGACGCCGTCATGGCGCCAGCCTACGTGCTCGACCGCGCATGGCGTGTCCTGGCCAGCAACGTTGCCATGCGCGAGTTATTCGATCATTGGCCCGCGCGTGACCCCGAGCCCAACCTGCTGCACTACATCTTTCTGGATCCGGCGGCGCGTTCGCTGGTCGTGGATTGGGAGCAGCGCGCCAGACGGGTGGTGGCCGAGTTTCGCGCCGACGCCGGCGCGCATCTCGATGAACCGGACGTGCGTGGCCTGATCGATGAGCTCGAACGCTCCAGCGCAGTGTTTGCGCACTGGTGGACGCGCCATGCCGTGGTGGATCGCGAGGGAGGGCTGCGTGACTTCAATCATCCGGCGCGCGGCTTGCTGCGCTATCAGCAAGTCACCTTCCGCCTGGCGACCCATCCCGAACTCAAACTGGTGATGTTGCTGCGCGACACAGAGAACGACCCAGCCACACCGGCCTAG
- a CDS encoding tonB-dependent Receptor Plug domain protein yields the protein MYTRSLRRYAGVIAVAAPVAAGAQQVANPTPELAPVVVTGSLTQQDQKNVLGDVSVIDRATIERAGQSSVADLLQRQPGVEINSNGGPQTATSVFLRGANSNQTLLLIDGCRINTATLGSGDFQGMPLGNIERIEILRGTASSLYGADAIGGVINIITRKGGGDRPLSVYGNVGYGTHDTSRVSVGLDGAADSWRYALNAGYGHSRGYNATSKTIGGAANWSYNADRDGYEQNDVSGSVGYTWAAGQEIAFDFYHTKLNGQFDAGGGMPPMNEYDDRLRQIINLYTLSSTNQLNDWWRSTLRLSQSNDTQRNLVAPGSYGYPDDGRTRFRTRHRRHRVSVVRLAL from the coding sequence ATGTATACCCGCTCCCTCCGGCGCTACGCCGGTGTCATTGCCGTGGCCGCCCCTGTTGCCGCCGGCGCCCAGCAAGTTGCCAACCCGACGCCCGAGCTCGCGCCTGTCGTCGTCACTGGCAGCCTTACCCAGCAAGATCAGAAGAACGTCCTCGGCGACGTCAGCGTCATCGATCGCGCCACCATCGAACGCGCCGGCCAAAGCAGCGTGGCAGATCTGCTGCAGCGCCAGCCCGGCGTGGAAATCAACAGCAACGGCGGCCCGCAAACGGCCACCAGTGTCTTTCTGCGCGGCGCCAACTCCAATCAGACACTGCTGCTGATCGACGGCTGCCGTATCAACACCGCCACCCTGGGCAGTGGCGACTTCCAGGGCATGCCGCTTGGCAATATCGAGCGCATCGAAATCCTGCGCGGCACGGCCAGCAGCCTTTACGGCGCCGACGCCATCGGTGGGGTGATCAACATCATCACGCGCAAAGGCGGTGGCGATCGCCCCCTGAGCGTCTACGGCAACGTGGGCTACGGCACGCATGACACCAGCCGCGTAAGCGTAGGTCTGGACGGCGCCGCCGATAGCTGGCGCTATGCCCTGAATGCCGGCTACGGTCACAGCCGCGGCTACAACGCCACCAGCAAGACCATCGGCGGGGCCGCCAACTGGAGCTACAACGCCGATCGCGACGGCTACGAGCAGAACGATGTGTCGGGCTCGGTGGGCTACACCTGGGCTGCCGGCCAGGAAATCGCCTTCGATTTCTACCACACCAAACTCAACGGGCAATTCGATGCCGGCGGCGGCATGCCGCCCATGAACGAATACGACGACCGCCTGCGTCAGATCATCAATCTGTACACGCTCAGCAGCACCAATCAACTGAACGACTGGTGGCGCAGTACGTTGCGCCTGAGCCAGAGCAATGACACCCAGCGCAACCTCGTGGCGCCGGGCAGCTATGGCTACCCGGACGACGGCCGCACACGCTTCCGGACCCGCCACCGCCGGCATCGAGTATCTGTGGTCCGGCTCGCGTTATAG
- a CDS encoding tonB dependent receptor family protein: MNKNLTAQLRWNNVFNKDYTLVRGYNTPGSTVFLNLAWRM; encoded by the coding sequence GTGAACAAGAACCTGACCGCCCAACTGCGCTGGAACAACGTGTTCAACAAGGACTACACCCTCGTGCGCGGCTACAACACCCCGGGCTCGACCGTGTTCCTCAACCTGGCCTGGCGCATGTAA
- a CDS encoding putative biotin synthesis protein: MRDYSQAEWITLLTDAGFVLQGMTLRRLPLEFASWVARMRTPEVLMRALRDLGAIAPQPVKTHFEIQDDGSFTSDNAVIVVYKP; encoded by the coding sequence GTGCGCGACTACTCCCAGGCCGAATGGATCACGCTGCTGACCGATGCCGGCTTCGTGCTGCAAGGCATGACCTTGCGCCGCCTGCCGCTTGAGTTTGCGTCCTGGGTGGCGCGCATGCGCACTCCGGAGGTGCTGATGCGCGCACTGCGCGACCTGGGCGCCATAGCGCCCCAGCCGGTGAAGACACACTTCGAGATCCAGGACGATGGCTCCTTTACGAGCGACAACGCCGTCATCGTGGTCTACAAGCCCTGA
- a CDS encoding methyltransferase domain protein, translating into MTAPSHDAAVQRQFSPQASAYLTSAVHAQGEDLKQIAGIAAAHPQARVLDLGCGGGHVSFNVAPLVASVVAYDLSQAMLDVVAAEAAKRGLANLGTCQGKAERLPFDDGEFDLVMSRYSTHHWEDPGLGLREARRVLKPGGIAVFTDVVSPARRCSTPGCKPSKCCATPRMCATTPRPNGSRC; encoded by the coding sequence ATGACCGCACCCAGCCACGACGCTGCCGTCCAACGCCAATTCAGTCCGCAGGCTTCGGCCTACCTGACCAGCGCCGTCCACGCCCAGGGCGAAGATCTCAAGCAGATAGCCGGCATCGCCGCAGCTCACCCACAGGCCAGGGTGCTGGATCTGGGCTGTGGTGGCGGGCACGTCAGCTTCAACGTAGCGCCCCTGGTGGCCTCGGTGGTGGCCTATGACCTGTCACAGGCCATGCTCGATGTGGTGGCGGCCGAAGCGGCCAAACGCGGCCTGGCCAACCTGGGCACCTGTCAGGGAAAGGCCGAGCGCCTGCCTTTTGACGATGGCGAATTTGACCTGGTGATGAGCCGCTACTCGACGCATCATTGGGAAGATCCTGGCCTCGGCCTGCGCGAGGCGCGCCGGGTGCTCAAGCCGGGCGGCATCGCGGTCTTCACCGATGTGGTTTCCCCGGCCAGGCGCTGCTCGACACCTGGCTGCAAACCATCGAAGTGCTGCGCGACACCTCGCATGTGCGCGACTACTCCCAGGCCGAATGGATCACGCTGCTGA